The genomic stretch CAAACATTATAAGTTAGACATAACATACCTCATGTAAATCAAAATTTATCTGACACCTATTTCTCTCATCTCCATAAAGCTCAAGATATCTTCTCTTAGCAATCATATACTTTAGGACATCCAAACATAGTGTCCTTAAACTTTATGTATATGCTCTCCAATTCATTCATCAATCTAACAACATGTGAGTAGATATACTTACATGCCATGGGTAATGTCTTTTCAATATCCTTAACTTGTCGTGTTGACTAGGAACATCCAATGGAGCAAATGGTTGAGGTTTTCCCTTCTTCTACAATTTAGAATATTCATACAAGTATTATAAACTAAACCATTGTCCAATGAACATGTATAAAAACTGCAAACACGAAATCAAGTGAAACTTAAAGTACCTTTGTCGTTGGAAAAATTACCAACTCTTTAAACCAACCAACAATGACTCCAATTGCATCTTTGATGATTCTTGGTCCAGACTTAATTGAGATTGGAAGCTCTGCTTCTTCATCTAAGACAACATCAACAGATacctagaaaaaaaaattgaaagctcTATATCAAGAAAATATAGAGCCTTCATATTTGAAATGTCACATTCATAAACTTCTTCCACATCATCTAACACTTTTGAATCTTTCATGTTTGAGCACTTGTTCGATACTACAGTCTCAAAAGTTCGATCATTGATGACTGGCATAACACTAGCAAGTTAAGCCTTCAATTTCTCCAATTCAGCCTTTAACCTCTTAGTCTCTTCCAATTGTTCATTGAAGTTTTCGACCATAGTGTTTGGGactgattccctcttctttcttggagttttaaaGTAAACTTGAGGTTTTACGAACCCTCCCACACCTCGAAACCTTCCATAATGTTCTTGGCTTCTTAAGGCAGTGGTTAGCACATCATTCATTCTAGAAGATTTAAACTCTCCTTTAACTTTCTTTTCCAATAAGTCATCCTATAATTAGAGACATCACAAATCAATCCAAAAACTATAGTTTTATTTATCTAGGCAATATGGAGATTGAATAAAACTAAACATTTATAATTTTTTCAATAACTTTTGACATCTCCACATTTGTTATGTTGCTAGATTTGTCTTCCCGGGCTTTACACCAAAGCACCGATCTATCAACTTCCTCATCTTTATCAATTATGTTATTCTCTCTCTACAATTACAAACTTCATCAGCTTAAGAACATGAAAAACTTACtaaaaattgttggtgcaaccttaggtcaaggttgacctgcttgacccgacttgagttgacctgactcgagttgtattttgatgtttgacgagaacagaagagttgtattttgatgggagattgttggtgcaaccttaggtcaaggttgacctggttgacctgactcaagttgtatcttgatgtttgacaagaacagaaacttgggaggttgtgggtgcaacccttggtcaaggttgacctggttgacccgaggtgagttgacttggcacggaaaagtccaagcagggtgcttggcacgggaaaagtccaagcagggagcttggcacgggagaaagtccaagtatggagacttggcacggagaagtccaagtatgggaacttggcaagtggaagtcagagagggctcggtagctcgttctccggactaggtcagagagggctcggtagctcgttctctagatcaggaaggcagatggaaaatcctggtgagtgaagccaggtgaaaatcctggtgagtgaagccaggtgaaagtcctggtgagtgaagccaggcagatggaaagtcctggtgagtgaagccaggcagatggaaagtcctggtgagtgaagccaggcagacgaaaaagtcctggtgagtgaagccaggcagattggaaatcttggtgagtgaagccaggtgaaaaccctagtgagtgaagctaggtgaaagtgaaagtcctgatgagtgaagccaggcagttgggaagtcctggtgagtgaagtcgggcaaggaaaaatccagacggatcaaggctgatcggacatctggtgttgtgaaggtcaagtaggtcaagggagtgaccggatacttggcacgaagagaaaagtctaagtgggtcaaagggattgaccggacacttggtagggagtcttagcaggtcaaaggagtgaccagatgctaagcatgagataccaataggtcaaggttgaccggatattggtttggaaggcgtgggacttggtttgggcaaaaaccaaaatggatcgtcgatggatcgatcggtgatccattgggttatctgatcgatgcggtgaccgatcggtaacaaaCGATGTCTCTTGTATGTTATCGATCGGTCTGCGGAGCCGATCGAGCAACGAAGGCAAAGAAAAGGAGGATTGATGTGCGTGGACCATCCATACCtaatcggtccacggaccgatcgagaaCGATCGAGAGCCGGCGAGTTCTGCGTGAAAgtctgatcgatgcgggaccgatcaactataggtctgatcggtcccaagaccgatcgagaaggtctggaccgatcagatcgGTCCGGATCTAGCCgttatgagtgacaacggctatctccgtcttcttcgctgtcttctttgcagtgcatgttataaaaggagatcgagggcttctacagcaatacttcttcttcttcctctcctcagctgctacctcttgcttctgtaagagcttgctgttgctgagctcttcttagctgaagGTTCCcgtgagcttcctcggctggggtctccaacagttgctgctgtatttggcccgtgaagttgctgcttcatcaacagccgacgagaaggcaagattgtttatttttttttcattcatattgttgcttcttcttgtgtattcttgtactcctattcttgctggtgcaagaaagattatggcgaggtttctccacccagaaggagtatatatattagccagttctccggggactcatccaccgacggattgataggcttcgtccaccttacagacacgccgaggagtaggagtttatctccgaacctcgttacatcgctgcgtgttgaggtttgatcttcttgtctttgtttctttgttttattttccgctgcgctaacgtcaacttgtagaaagaaacgaagatttggggtcggctattcacacccccccctctctagccgcgaccatcgatcctaacaaaaaTGACAAATAGAATGCTCCATAGCTTATCAGTTCAGCCTCCAAGCCGATGTAACCCTTACGAGACATTCTGTGGTGATATTTACAATGCATGGTCCATTCTTTTTGTTTTTCATGAATAACCTACATCATTATATTGTTTAGTCTTTGATGGAAATTAATAGTCTTTAAAGAAAACAtgacaatttataaattataCCTCCCATGATCGATCTAGTCTCGCATCCACAAATGTTTTCCAATCTATTATTGGGAGTTGATACTGACTTGGTGGAGAACTTAACTTTTCAGGATTTTTCCTATTTGGCCATACAAATCTGTTAGTCAATTCCTTTCCCATCAACATATACCCATTTTCTGCTTCCAGAAGCTCTTGTCAAATTGAGCCTGAGACAATAAAGTTGCAACTTCATCTTGGGTTGTTCTACCGACTGTCTGCAAGGTAGGAGCACAATTTTAATTTCCTCGAGCACAAAACTATAAGTATTGACTTGCCCATTATAATTCATGCCTCTATCATACTATCACAGTTGGTCTAACAACGAGTGGCAAACATTGATCCATCGTTATTACATCACACCAAACAACATTCTTATATTTCAGACCAATTATTAATAAAACAAGAGTCTTCTTAGATACTGATAATTCACCGCCTTTCTTAAGTTACACTAATTTATAGGGTTTAGGATGACTCTCGATATGGATATTTAATTTTTGCACAGCTTCAGCAGACAcaatatttttacgattttttgCATCAATCACAAAATGATATACCTTACCCAAGATGGTACAAATCGATTGAAATCTATTACTCTATAGCCAATCATCATCTGCTACTACCTTCGACGTCAAACAAGAACATCGAACCATCAATTTCGTCTCAACATCTCCTTCCACCAGTATTTTGTTTACGACCTCCTCATCACATTGGGTCTCTCAttatctttgcttcttcctctttacaatcTTCATTGTCAATAAACAGTGCTTTCTTTCCTAGAACCTTCTTACACTCTAAGGCTCTGTTTGGTATGCATGATAGGATaggattatattttcaaaaagtttttaatCAAGCGTCTGGTAGAGTTGATTAGAGGTAGAATTATGGATGATTAGGGATATGATTCAAAATATCTTGACCTTAAGAGGGATTATTTATCCTACCTTTAATCATATCCTAATCAACCCAATCCTATTTTATCATATATACCAAACAGAGTCTAACTGTCTATATCCAATTTCTTCACAATTGAAACACTTTAGGTCGCCACTCCTCTATTAAATTGGTCAATACCTTTAGTTACTCTCACACCGTAGTTAGTGCTAATAGTCACTATACTTGGACCCCTGCTAGCAGTATTTGTAGGAAAATTTTCACTATTTCAATGTGCATGTTTTTTCATAACCAATGCCCTCTGATGTGCAATAGATACAAAAACAGGGTCAAACATATTGATTATATCTTGGATCTGTATTTCAAACTCCCAATATACTACATCATCAACTGATCTTCGGGCTCATGTATTTCGTTCTTCACAATGAGATGAAAAAAAATCAGAGGTATATTCTTTCACTAACTATGTACTTTACTTTAGATTCTGTAACCTTTGATACATCAATCGTTAGAAATTGTATGACAAAAAAGTTTCTCGCATGAGCTTCTTCATGCTCTCCTAATTGATAATTTTTGTCTTATCCAATCTGTTTTGGGGCAATTTCAATTGTTGCCGCCATGCAATCGCTCTTCCGAGCAATCTGGTTGCAACCAAGGGTACATTCTTGTCTTCAACACCTCTTTAAAATCCATAATTTCCTCTAAAGAGGCCAACCAATCCAAAAACTTCTCAAGTTGTAGGCTGTCATAAAACTCAAGGATTTCAATTCTCATCCATATCTCCTTGAGTCTGTCATCCTCTTCTACTATTCCTCTGAGTTGTTTATAGGGAACCTCCTCTTCATAAGCAACCTCCACATTTGAGTTTCCCCGATGATAGCGTTGAACCAGATTTCttctattttgattttcaaaCATCGTCATCATCCTTTAAGCAAGTTGTTCCATGCCCCCTTCCATCTGTTCCATTTATTCAACAATAACTTGAACTCGTTGCTCCATATCCCATTCGTACACATTGTTGACGTTGTCAACGTGTTGTTGTCTTCTTCGTGGCATGACTATGCAAGATCAATttgactttgataccaattgacaCAACACAAGTTATTAAATCTGTTAATTTACACAtgaacatcgaaaataaatttttataacccGTTGATTTGAAGATGAATATCAGGAAATAGAAAAAACTTGACGTTTCTTAGAAGGAGACTACaactaaaaatagtaataatcaaAACGGTCTCAAAACAAGTAAACAAGACACTTACATATAGACCCAAAACACTAATTGCATaacaaaaataccaaaaatatgaaatttactaaacaacatagtaaaaaaaatattcagtCTTCGAAAAGGCCTTAAACGATATTTTTAAGATCTAAAAGTTGGCTAGTAACAAGTTCCAATGAACGAGTTTCGATTCAAATCGAACATCATCTCGTTTTAATGTCCAAGTCGAAAGTTATTATCGTCGGAAGTTTGCTCTGTTGACCCGTATCAATAATGCAGTTATTCTCGCATTAAGAATCCTCTCAGCTCACGTATAATTCTCAAAAATTCAGTTCTTGAACTAGAAGATAACGTTAAGTCTCTGTAATTGCCTCTTTCGCTTTGTTAATCTTTCACTTTCACAAGCCGAAGAGCACATAGTACAATACAGTCACTGGCAACGACACAATCATCCCAAAGATAACCCTGCAAAATGAAGCAGAGTGATCAATTTAGTTTCTCCAAGAAAAAGAATATTGCAGTTTGTGTTTAGGATTGAAAGTACCCTGTGCTTAACACCTCCGGATGCAGATTGTATTCCCTGGCAAATACAAATGGCACAATCCCTTGTGGAAGTGCAGcctgaaaagagaaagaaaaccaaagacaAATTCTTAGTTTTCTGATCATGGAGATAGATGTTCTTGCTTCAGTTTTGAACTCACCTGAACTATGGATACCCTAAGAGTTGTTCCTCTTATGCCAACCCCAAAAGAAGCTATTGCCATCACAGCAGGTCCAACGAGGAACCTCATGATCATCCCGCACACCGCGAGCTTCCGGCCGCAAGGTATAATCCTCGGTTGCAATGCCATGAAAAGTCCTGAATTTTTTTTCAGTTTCATTTAGTATGAACTCGATGATGATTTGGTAGCAATCAGTAGTGCTAGATTACCTAAGCTGAACATGGCCATGCCGAGACCGGCATTCGATAGAATGGTGACGGAATTATCGATAATCCGAGGCTTCTTCAAACTCCATCTGCAGTGGGAGTGAATCAAACGAAGTGACAGAGAAGTTGAGATATCGAACAGAGATCAGCACACCTGCTAGAAGCCAGAGCCCAGCTAAGTCCCAGTAGACAGGCATATGTGTTTGGGTTTCTGATGAGCTTGGACACAACCATTTGTAAGATCGATCGAATCATGCCTGATTGCGTGGTGGAATCCACTGCAGCCTCATCATCCCCCTCTCGCTGATCACTCTCTTCTCCTCCGTTGAATACTTGCACTGATCGCTTGCCTCGAGAGTTGCAGCAGCAGCATGGCCAGACAAAGATGCGGAGTTCTTGGGCACGCTGCTCCTCCATGCTCAGCCGCCCGGAATCCGGCACTGGTTCACCGTTCTCCTGCTGCAATATGGCACTCCTTGCGGCTCTGTACTCAAACAAGACCAGCAGAATCGTGTACCAAATGATGCTCTGGAGAACCACGACTTGGATCATCAGGCCTTCCTGCTCATCTCCATACATGGACTTGAGGAGTGGAATCCCCATCACGAGCGTGTTGGGAAGCGTGGAGAGCGAGAAGAGAGTGATGGACCAGTCGAGGCTTCCCCTTCGACAAAACCTAGCCCACACGAGGAGGAGCGACAAGACTAGCACTTTAGAAACCGCATCCGCCGCGACGAACCTGAAGTTCATCTTGAAAGGATTGATCCGGGAAATGAACTCGAAGGAGAGGAGTGGAATCGCGAAGATGGCCACGAAGCGGTTGATGCCCGCGCATTGCTCGGGAGTGAACACCTTCCGCCACCTCACTGAGGCAAAGGCCAAGAACATGGCGACGTACAGAGGCACAACCGCACTCAGCACGTTGTAGAGATCTCCTAAACTTATCATCTTGAAGGAATTAGGCAGGAGTTGAGCATGTAAAAACTGCAAGCAGATCGTATATATGCTGCTCAAGATAATCTAGCTAGATCTGAACTATTTGTTTCCACTGACTGAAAGAGATCGAGCTGACACAGTTTGGTAGATTGTGAATTCCAGATCGCCACATATCATTATCGAAGATTGGAGACTCAAAAATGGCTACGTAAGGGAACATTAATGTCTCATCTCGTTGAATTCATGCGTGCGCTCTCTTTTTTCGGAATTGTACAGTTCATGGAttcttatttgttcttaatgacgTGATTGAAACCGAAAGAACAAGACAGCCTATGAAATGCCTCCACCGAATAAACAGTCATGAACGACAAAATCAAATGCTCGTCGATCATCTACCGTGTGAGTTTTGATGATTCAATGAATTATTTAAACCGAATCTAAATCCTGAGAGACTGTCATCCCTGTAAAATAAGGCGAAGCTGATCTTCCATAAGGGTTAAGGTGACAGCTCCATAATCTTTCTTTTGAATGTGTCACAAGAAAGTAACTCAATGTTCAACgaatcataacttttgattaagAACTTAGAATTAGGTTTAGTCTACACTCTAATTTAAAGATCtaagttaaaaatactttttataataacttctttttattatatttttaatatttctcATATTTACTGGTTAGGGATTTGTCTATATAAGCGTTTAATAATTTCTTTCTattatgcatttttttttctaatatgatttctttcctttctttaaaaTATAGAAATTgagatatatatattaaaatttcttttcttttttatgttAAGATTTAGAGTTGATATACATTTGTTTAGTTGTTTGAAGGATTCTCTATtctcagtatttttttttttttgataacttTCTTCTTGACTTCTCCTCTCATCTCTTTTTTAGTTAGCCCATAGAATAATTAATCATATGTAAATCACACCCCTTATACATCTCTGCCGTTATTAGCCCATAATGGATTAACATGTTAATGAATTTTACCACATCTAGTATCATAAATTTAGAACTAATACATCAATGAGATCAGATTATCAGATTtatttgtaataataaaattCGTATGTTACAAATACACTAGTGAAAATTCCTACTTTTTGGTTTTATGCAGAGAGTGACTGCAGTGGACTTAGATTACAGTTCAGAGCATGCAGTTGGTCTTTCTTTCCTCAACGTGCGAAAGAGAACTCACTGGGATTGATTAGATTATGGAGGTGTTTGGATCAGAAGCCTTTGGATGGAAACTGAAGTTGCAAATGGCTACTTGAGATTTTTAATGCACGTTGTTCATTGTTTCTGCAGGTATACATGTAGTGTATTCCCTCTTATTGAAAGAGAAAAACTTCAGTACGATAACCAAATTGACTTGTTCCAACTGTAGACGACGAAGCATTCAATGGCCGGCCAGGTTTGACTTGACTCGTCGTTGAAAATTATGTTACATGAGCTTGGAAAATCCAGGGTTAGATTCCGTAAGTGGCAGGGTAAGAGTACATATATGACTTTTGATATATATTTATATAGTAAATTAATTGACTGATTGACTTTAGAAGCGATAGATTGACTTGCTCTTTTATACTCAATTtatgattaattaagttattagTTTATCGTGTTTTTGAGCTAAagaatcaaatttaattaaaatgtcATATTATATCATTTGTTTTCCTCGTCATAACTATTTTAATGACCTAGAACGAAGAGAAATGAGAACTGAAAAAGTTCGAAGGACTAGAGATccgataaaaaataaaaaaaaggctcTGAGTAGCTTAACAAGCAGTGCACTAAATATAACCTAACAAATCATAACTTATCCTATCCGAAAATCGAGATAATGGACGTTAGGAGAATATGGTGTTTTTGTTGATAGTGTGTGGACTCCAAATATGATGAACCTGTAATCACAACAATgttagtgtcgagccagggagagGTTACCCgatgatgaccctccgacgctcaagtcagttaccgGCGATATGAGAGCAGAGAAAGAAGTGAATCGAAAGAAGCAAAGTAACAGTGGCTATAGTAATCTTCGCATACCTCCTTCGAAGCTTGagactccttatatagagctctggaAGCACGTGTGCACGTTTCTCGAAGCTTTccttgaaaagacatgtcaggaaagtgtcCGTGACACTATATCTCAATGACCCGAGTATATCTCTAACATGACAgaggaagcttccgccgtatgatcctcTGCTTGTCCATACCGCCAACCACACCGTATGTCAATGGCACGGGTTCCTACAAGGATATTGGCTTATCCTTTTTGTCTGTTACTGGGCCGAGTGGAAGAGTCGCTCGGCCAGTCATTAGCCATCGGGGCGATCCTGTATTTGAACCGAACGGACCAACCCGCTCGGCCAACATTCCACTGCCCGAGTTCCGTTGTTGTGTCGAGTGGAGGAGCTATATCTGAGTGTAACTGCTCGATTGCGATCCCGTTTCGCCTGTTCCGAGGTTCGATGTAAGTCCGAGCGGGCTGATCGCTCGGCGCATGCTTCGGCGGCACATGGTTCTCTGAACGTCGAAAGCTCGGTATACGACCGAGCTATGGTAACATCAGGTTGATATCAGCCTGGCTCTACATCTCGGTCGGGCAAGTGGATTGTCCGACCGGGCAGCGATATAGGGGCGTTAACCGCCTAGATTTTGACTTCGACCGTGGCAACGACCTTCTGAGGAGTGGGCCCTTATCgctggatcacatgcctccccctcaagtttagtcgaagaagaccgcaagtccgactgactggacaaaagaAGCATggagatcggttgatcgatcggcTATCATATTGGTAGGACTCCTATCGATACACCAAAGAGTGTTGATCAGCCTCGAGACCGATCCTCGTAGCCGATCGGCACTTCAAGTATTTGCACATTGGCTCTCCTTCAGTGCCCTTGGGTGTGTGCAGTCAATGCTGACATCACCAGAATCTCTTCGAAATTCATGCAAATCACCCCCACTAAGGCTGAGCACGCGCCTATGCCTTATAATGGTCCTCATTAAATGCGAACCAGTGAGGGAATGCCACGTGTCGCTACCGCAGTCACAGTATGCCCGAAGCGACAGGCTCTAACGCGACGTCTGGCGGTTTGAATTCCACGACCGGATCTGCGTCTTGGGCTTTATGCCCTAGATCCGACGGCTCTACTCGACCGAGCCAAAGGTTTATAACCTTGTAGAGCCCCCTTCCCCCTTACCTTTGCGTTCTGCTCAAGTGCCCGACGATTCCTGTGCAATCAGTGTTACGATGACTTCCCGTCTTCTTCTGCGGCAACCTTTTCTGCTCTTTCTGTAAGCTCTCTTCGATCTTTGACAATTCTTTTGGATCCTGGCCCCTTTCCCGTGTTTGTTGTGCTTTCTGTCCATCTTTATTTATATCGAAGTCTTGTTCTCTTGTTTTCTGGCAATGACCAGCTCTTCTCAATCGTCTGACCCCGCTCTTGGTCTCTGGTACAGTACCATGGAGACCAAATTTGATGCGAGCGACGCTGAGAGCCTTAGGAATGCCTTCAATATCCCCTCTGAACATGATATAATCTTGGCCTCCTCGTCCGATCGGCCAAATAATCTGCCAACCGACACTATCTgtcttttccgagaccaatttgtgGCCAGTCTTCGATTCCCGATCCACTCCTTTATCatcgaagtttgtaattatttccgcgtTCCCCTTCCGCAACTCGTACCAAATTCTTTCCGTTTGCTGTGCAGCGTAGTAGTTTTGTTTCGGTTGCACGGCATTCCCCTGACCCCGCGCGccttccattatttttactatcccaagcagttcGAGCTAGGGACTTTCCTCTTTCAAGCACGGCATTCCGTTAATGACGATTccataacgtctcgacattaatgacgacattaaactcattaatggtgacttcataacgtctcgacattaatgataatattaaactcattaataatgattctgtaacATCTCgatattaatgaagacattaaatccATTAATGACTATATTAAAACCAGCATTAAATGACCAAATTTGGTTATTCATTGCAGGCAAGGTAAAGACTCCTATATAAAGAGGTTGAATCTTGAGCAAAAGATAGAGAGTAGCGGAGGATAAGCGAAAGAGAGAGAGAGCGCGAAAGAGCAGGAAGCGAACCTCTATCCAGTCGTGTTCTCCCCATAAAAACTATTGGCGCTACTCGAAATTTCGTTCTGTtacccttgtacaaaaatttgtacaagcacagaacttttcctagcaactcatgtgctttttagaagttaaacttggattgcaaatgaaacttaacattattaattcaagttcaacccatgtgttcatcaaaagttaaatcatattacagaagttgattaaatatctatttcaaggattggcttccaggtcgttggcgaggcactcagccttcttgggtatgggatcatccaccacttcctagtcaaaacctttcaaagaaattgaatatttaaactccttacagtaaaccctaggttaaactacagagacctcaatcaaagcacaagatcgctagcctcctgtgttggtatttcagtatccatacaaaggaaaaataaactagtacacagcggaaacaattaactggTTATACATCTCTTTGTagtttaaagacctcttgatcttctactgtattcctctcctcctcttggacgtcgtgtgggtgacgatctaccaagatgcaaaaaccacccaagtccttctttcttccaagactttcgaccaccaagggatcaaagctatgaacaccacctcttgttcttctttcttccttgcaactcactgcccacaagatggttgaagcctcttgatgccgccggccttaggtgagaaagcaaggggagaataagaatatgagggggtcggccacaaggagaatagaagaggaatagaaattgtataaatgattatttcctctaaggcaccatctatcctcttttataatccttagtaatggctaaaaaggaaagattttaacaacaattaaaatctctcttttaaatttcctattgtggatggctaaaaaagaaaattttaaaattaaaaatccctcttttaaacattgtagatggctacaaaaaggaaagttttttaaaattaaaacctttcttttaaatcatggttacaaaaaaggaaagttttaataaaaataaaatctctattttaaaccattgtagatggctacaaaatgaaagattttttaaatttaaaactctcttttaaaatcatgtggatagcttcaaaaaaaggaaagtttttaaaatttaaaatctctcttttaaaacattgtagatggctaaaaaaaagatttaaaaaattaaaaactcacttttaaactcatcttgatcgaccccttgcttgggcaccaagcaaggggtggtcggcctcttgcttgggcaccaagcaagggtgtggctgaccataaggatgacttgggtggatgcgaggctttatacatagaggctacaacagggacctagagaaggaattgattttgacctcctgatgagcttgagcttcctgtgttcgacccgaacacccaactcaagttcatcaataataactcataccactaaatagttattattgaattactgcaccaatcccatattacattatgggctccttcttatcatgagtgtgttaatctccctgtgtttaagatatcgaatgcccattaattaaatgagttactaccaactcacttaattaacatctaactccaagagtagtaccactcaacttcattgtcatgtcggaactaagtccacatgcagggtttacacgacaatccttatgagctcctcaaggggacatcatcatcctaataaataggacacagtttccttctataatcaacaacacaccatataaataatattatttcccatcTTATCggatctattgatttaacgaataaatctcaccctttaataa from Zingiber officinale cultivar Zhangliang chromosome 5B, Zo_v1.1, whole genome shotgun sequence encodes the following:
- the LOC121985070 gene encoding auxin efflux carrier component 3-like is translated as MISLGDLYNVLSAVVPLYVAMFLAFASVRWRKVFTPEQCAGINRFVAIFAIPLLSFEFISRINPFKMNFRFVAADAVSKVLVLSLLLVWARFCRRGSLDWSITLFSLSTLPNTLVMGIPLLKSMYGDEQEGLMIQVVVLQSIIWYTILLVLFEYRAARSAILQQENGEPVPDSGRLSMEEQRAQELRIFVWPCCCCNSRGKRSVQVFNGGEESDQREGDDEAAVDSTTQSGMIRSILQMVVSKLIRNPNTYACLLGLSWALASSRWSLKKPRIIDNSVTILSNAGLGMAMFSLGLFMALQPRIIPCGRKLAVCGMIMRFLVGPAVMAIASFGVGIRGTTLRVSIVQAALPQGIVPFVFAREYNLHPEVLSTGVIFGMIVSLPVTVLYYVLFGL